A region of the Saccharomyces cerevisiae S288C chromosome II, complete sequence genome:
TACGATACCTCTGGCGACCACCGATGCTGACCCAGCGGAGGAACCACCAGATACATGCTCTTTGCTAAAAGCGCAAGGTGTTTTCCCATATGGAGACCGTGTGCCGACTAATCCTGTGGCAAATTGGTCCAAGTTTGTCTTACCCACGATTATCGCACCTGCATTTCTTAGTAGTTCTACTACTTTAGAGTCTTTGGAAGGCTCATATGCAAAGGATGGACATGCAGCGGTGGTGGGTAGACCTCTAACGTCGATGTTGTCCTTAACAGCAATAGGGACACCGTAGAGAGGTAgagtttctttattttctctgctctttaaaatttggaaTTGGTGCAGtaaattttcctttgaaaTTAGCGATATCCACGCATTATCGACTGGCGCAACATTTTGAGAGTCTAGTAGTGATTCAAGAAGCCTTAGTGAAGCCTGGGAGCTTGATGACTTGTGGAAATCAATCCAGTCTTGGATTGACCAACCTAACGATATTTCAGCAGTTGTATCGGAACTAACTGTCATTTTTTAATCAAAACTGAAATTTATTGTGACtataaaaaagatatttctattttttatcttttataTTAATGTAAATTGAAATTTGGTGTATATCAGCTGCTCCACTGatatattaatataagCTTATAAAAACTTGAGCCTATATGAtcctagaaaaaaaaagcttagCTAAGAGAGCCTGATATTCAGAAGTGAGCGAGTATACAAATCTCACACCTCATCTGCTCTAGTGTTTAAATACAAACATTCAATTTCCAACAACGTCTAACAAAGCTCGATTCAAATTAAGAAGCAGGAAAAAGCAAAACATCTGCGTGTCTTATCTCAATGGCTTGCGCTAACTGCGAACAGAGTGCCCTATGAAATAGGGGAATGAACGCATATTGGTTTCATTATAGAGCGTCAATCAAGAAAGAGGCACCAAACTATAAACGCACATTTCTCGGTAGGGCTAGGAACGCTTTCCTGCTTATCTTATCTGAAGCTTATTTATTGTTCGTTTTTTTATCTTATCTGATAAGGGGAAAAAGCCTGGAAAAGCGCGTAAATGATGAGGCGAAATGCAGCCAAAGATGCGTGCCGTTGCAGTTAGCTAACAACCTGGCGTTCGGCGATCGCCATAAGAGATCTGCCAATTTTAAAAAGGGTATTGCCAATACACATAGTAGCCTTATCTGCAGCAAGCCATAGGACTAATGTGTTCGACGTCGTTGgggaaaaaaagcaaagaaCATGTTGCCTTTGAGGAGACTgcagcaagaaaaaaagttcaataaggattgcaaaaaaaaaaagaagctcGCACTCAGGATCGAACTAAGGACCAACAGATTTGCAATCTGCTGCGCTACCACTGCGCCATACGAGCTTTCTATTACATGTGGGAAGACTAATATAGATAGTATAGTCAATTATACGAAGTAGTGCCAGCCCCACATATAAGAGAACGGTGGAATATTTGAACTGTATGCAAAGAAGTTTCAGCGGGGACCTttattttagaaaaagCGAATAAATGTCGCTCATTTGTTTAAACGGTATTTGTTGGACTGAGGGTTGCTTCCATACGGAAATGCTAACGAAGAGGATGTGCTGAATTTTGCTATGTTTGGAATGGGCTCCTCCATCTGGGAATGAtaatcatttttattattgtgTGTTCAAATACACTTACACATCTGTTTTTTCGTGGTAAGGAATCCGAGAATCACATGAGGTTTGGGATAGTTGCTGGCAATCAATGAATGACATCAGATAAAACGAAAGGAGAAATAATATGTTGATAATTAGAGGTTAAAAATTagtattaatgaagaaataattACTGATCTTCTTATACTAAATAAGAGAGGTATATAAAACACACGCCGATTGGTCATATTAATCATgaccaatataatagtgATTCCGGTAGTTACTATACATTGATGTGACGACTCATATTCCTCATATATGTACCTACCATAACATGTTCAACTAATAGGTCTTTAACACAGCTTCAGTATTGTCTGAGCTTCTCGTTTAACATTCCTTCTGCAATAGGCGCAATCACACTTAAACGTATACGAGTTGTACATTAATATACGATGTAAGCATTGAATTGTTACCATAGCAACTCATGTCACTATTAATTACTCTCGTTCCAacataatattattatggAGTAATATCTATTCCCTTTCGTGGATTCCAAGATTCTCGAGGTATATTTCCAGTATATTTTGTATACCTgatattatagcctttagCAACAACGAAATCAACATTTATCTCAAATTTCACCTGTTTCTCATTTTTAAGCGCCTAGCCCATCTAATCATCTTAACTATTCATCAGGGAAAATTAATATACATTGTGCTCTTAATGTTTCGaaaaataatcaaaatcaatagAAATAGCGTTTTGCTACTAACAAAGCCCTTTGATCCAAAGTTGGCTTCTGAGAACTTAACATTTCAGTAGAACAAGCCTCAAGCTTAAATGAAGAATGGCAAAGTAAATGAGACCTCTCTCTCCATATTTTGCTCAGAGCCTGTTAAGGAAAACAACACCGCACATTAGTGTGAAAAACTTTCCCCGCAAGCTGTTGGAAGATGAATcatttattatcttttgaCTGTTAGCTACATTACTAGCTGTTATCAATCTCTCAGACGATTATATGAATATTGAGATAGTTGTTGGGATTAACTTATTGTTAGAGGCTATAGCATCAGatatacaaaataaaataaaaagttctCCTCCAAGATATAGTGTAATCGATATTTCGATGTAATGCCatcattatttcttctattttatGTATTCCTATTGTCCTCTAACATTGTATCTGATAATATTCTAGTAATAGGATTACCATCACTAAATGATAGTTAATTCTCATTCCAAAACCGACTCCTGTCAATATTGAGGACCCATTTATTCCAACGGTCCAAATCCCCAATATTCCCTGCTCGGCAAGAAGTTAGAAAACATATCTTTCGTGCTCTTGCAGGCTTGCTGTATTATCATAACCGAAGGATGACCAACTTTGATCACCCCAGGTGGCAAAAACATAATACATGGTGGTGGTGTCGTTGTAaaaatcatcttctttggGTGTGTATAGGATCCCATCCAACACACGTGTTAAAATGACATCAGGTATCAATGCTAATCCGTCGTCACTGACAATAAGCTGAGTTGACATCACCTGATGATGTGAAATAGTAGCAAGAGAACTAGGGTAAGGTTCATGCTGGTTGTTTTCCTATGATGACCAACCTTTGGAATTGGGTAATTCTAGGTGTAGCCTGCTAGCCATCAAACGAGAcctttcaaaatcttcagTCATTACATTTTCTTCTGTAAATAGGGAAAAAAGCCTTTAGCTAGGATTGTTCGGCAATAGAAAGCCCTCCAGTTTAAACTTGACATAGAAAATCTTTAAGGTTAAATCAAACATAAGTTATTATCCGATATAGTGTAACGGCTATCACATCACGCTTTCACCGTGGAGACCGGGGTTCGACTCCCCGTATCGgagttattttttgtttctataccattatttttcttgaatgtTGCATTATGATAGTATAGTTTTGCTATACAAACTTCAATTCTCAAAACACAGTACGTCTAGCTCACTACTACTCTCTCTAATTCAAAATCGTTCACTTCTATCGAAAGCTGTGATAATTTGGAAATATTGTCGTGGGCCACGAatgatttttcaattacATTGCTAAATACGAAGACATTAATACCTTTATTCATATAAGCactttcattatcattttttacTAAAGATAAAACTAACTGCAGGCACCAAGAAGTTCGAAGCCAAGAGTAAAGATGTCAGGAACCGGATTATCGCTATTCGTGACGGGTCTTATACTGAATTGTTTGAATTCCATTTGCCAGATATACTTTACTATATTATATGGTGATCTTGAAGCAGACTATATCAACTCAATCGAACTGTGTAAGAGGGTGAATAGGTTGAGTGTACCAGAGGCAATTCTACAAGCTTTCATTTCTgcattgtttctttttaacGGGTACTGGTTCGTATTTCTCTTGAATGTCCCTGTTCTAGCATATAACGCAAGTAAAGTCTACAAGAAAACACATCTACTGGACGCCACGGatattttcagaaaattGGGTAGATGCAAAATTGAATGCTTTTTAAAATTGGGATTTTACCTTctcatattctttttctacttCTACAGAATGGTCACAGCGTTACTTGAAAATGATGCAAATTTGATAAGCTAATAGCGAcaacaggaaaaaaaaagagagattTGTGCATATCTATGAAGTATGTCTACCACATAAAAATGACCTTATAACACAACTTCCTTAGTATGGAAGtaatacatatatacatatatacatatatacatacatatatatatatatatatatatatatacatcTTTTGAACCAATTCCCTATAGACTTGGTTGTAATTCGTTAGAAAgattttcattaattttatttatctttttcagaAGTCCGTTATATGGATCCATCAAGTCTACGAAATGTGCAATATCCAGAATATTTGAGTCATCCCGTATTGAATCGTCCTCGCTATCTTGGCTCATAATTTTGCGATCTCCCTCGTATTTGCCTAGCAAAGTAGAAGTCAAATCATTTAGCCTCTTATTTAGCTTCACTTTGTCGTTCAGTTTGGCTTGTTCATTTTGTAAGTCATGCCAGTCTTTACCGGCTTTCAACTCTTGAATTTCATTTCGTACCGATATTATCTGCTGGTTCAAATCTTCTTTTCGAGCAAGTACCTGCTTCAGTTGGTAGCAGAGCTCATTATTCGACACGTTGATATCTAATATGTCTTTCAAGTCTCTGGTCATTTGGTCTGATATCGTTTGAAAGAGTCGCAGATCTAATTTGTACAATAGTTTCCTAAATTGATCATCATCACTTTTATTGAAATCCTTCAAAGCTTGCGGAAtcaaatcattttcaaataagtttatgaataaagaagataaaaCATCAATTGTGGTCACAGAAGTGATAGACGATGATAGCTGTCTAATGGGTATATCATCGAAATTGTAACGAGTAGTAAGgtcttcatcatttctAACATTTTGCGGCGATTCGCTTATAAgacttttattttcagaGTCGATCATGGGATAGTCTTCTGCATCCAAGGGCTGATACCCATGTTCATGACGGTCCTGCGCATTTACGTTATTAGTGGTAATAGGAAACTCGAAAGAATTCGCAAGTTTTGGTGAAGACAAAATGGGTTGAACAGGAGATTGAATAGGTGAGTTCTCCTCTCTATAAACAGCATTTGGCGTCTTAAATACAATAACATCATCATCTATATCGTCTGTCCTTCTTGAATGACTGCCCCTCAGCCTAAAAGCTAATTTAGTGTCTCTATCCATACTGaggtttttctttaaatgaaCACGCAAATAGTCAAGACAATACAGAGCAACACAGGACAcgtaaaaaaatgagagcAATCGCTTCTTATACTGCAACGATGTTGACCCTTGCCATAATAGCTAATGAAATCAATCATTATCATTTCTACTAGTCCTTTAACAATATTTGGATACACCATTAAATTTCTCCGTACAACAcgataaaatattttctaCCAGCTTCAAACGGCTGTGAAGGGGCGATAGTGCCGTTCCAAAAAGCGTTCCCCAAACTTGTATTCAAGACCAAATCTTAGTCAAGCAAGCAGTTTCGCACCTTCATACACTCCATTAAAAGTGAAAATAAGCATATTTGTAATTAAATCTGGTTATCATACCCTGTTCCCTTTAGAACCAATATACATAGACGCAGTCGACAAAGAAGCAATAAAAGAGATTACCATTCTTAttcactatttttttttttctctgaCTCTTCATAGTTGTACGGAAAACCATCTGCGTGTTATATCCTAGTTCCAAATATTCTGATTTCTCGTGATCGAATCTGTTATATTGTCATATATTGtaattccatttttttcccggttcattttttgatattctcTTCCTGTTCCAATATTAATAAAGGaggcttttttctttcccttTCGTTCTGAtttatattgtttttaCTATTATTGGATCTTTTAAATATTACAGCTTTTTCATATCCTTCGCCATCGATTTTTGcctgaaaaatttacaCAAATGATGTCTAACGTTGCTAACGCCTCCCAAAGACAGGAAAATCCATATATTATTCCATTGCCTCCTTCATCCACAGTGGAAACTTCTACTGAACCCCCAAGAACGTTATGGATGGGAGATTTGGATCCGTCCTTCGACGAGGCCACGATTGAGGAGATATGGTCAAAACTGGATAAAAAAGTTATCGTTAAACTAATTagagccaaaaaaaatttgttgattCCTTGTAGCTCCACCTCAAG
Encoded here:
- a CDS encoding uncharacterized protein (hypothetical protein; conserved across S. cerevisiae strains; YBR209W is not an essential gene), with the translated sequence MNAYWFHYRASIKKEAPNYKRTFLGRARNAFLLILSEAYLLFVFLSYLIRGKSLEKRVNDEAKCSQRCVPLQLANNLAFGDRHKRSANFKKGIANTHSSLICSKP
- the AME1 gene encoding Ame1p (Essential kinetochore protein associated with microtubules and SPBs; component of the kinetochore sub-complex COMA (Ctf19p, Okp1p, Mcm21p, Ame1p); involved in spindle checkpoint maintenance; orthologous to human centromere constitutive-associated network (CCAN) subunit CENP-U and fission yeast Mis17; relative distribution to the nucleus increases upon DNA replication stress), which produces MDRDTKLAFRLRGSHSRRTDDIDDDVIVFKTPNAVYREENSPIQSPVQPILSSPKLANSFEFPITTNNVNAQDRHEHGYQPLDAEDYPMIDSENKSLISESPQNVRNDEDLTTRYNFDDIPIRQLSSSITSVTTIDVLSSLFINLFENDLIPQALKDFNKSDDDQFRKLLYKLDLRLFQTISDQMTRDLKDILDINVSNNELCYQLKQVLARKEDLNQQIISVRNEIQELKAGKDWHDLQNEQAKLNDKVKLNKRLNDLTSTLLGKYEGDRKIMSQDSEDDSIRDDSNILDIAHFVDLMDPYNGLLKKINKINENLSNELQPSL
- the ERV15 gene encoding Erv15p (Protein involved in export of proteins from the endoplasmic reticulum; ERV15 has a paralog, ERV14, that arose from the whole genome duplication), whose protein sequence is MSGTGLSLFVTGLILNCLNSICQIYFTILYGDLEADYINSIELCKRVNRLSVPEAILQAFISALFLFNGYWFVFLLNVPVLAYNASKVYKKTHLLDATDIFRKLGRCKIECFLKLGFYLLIFFFYFYRMVTALLENDANLIS